One window of Brassica napus cultivar Da-Ae unplaced genomic scaffold, Da-Ae ScsIHWf_2227;HRSCAF=2880, whole genome shotgun sequence genomic DNA carries:
- the LOC106389868 gene encoding potassium transporter 9, giving the protein MAERVEGSVAEGENTIEERHVGAMWELEQKLDQPMDEEANKLKNMYREKGLSMLMLLRLSFQSLGIVYGDLGTSPLYVFYNTFPDGISDSEDVIGALSLIIYSLLLIPLIKYVIIVCKANDNGQGGTLAIYSLLCRHAKVKLIPNQQRSDEDLTTYSRTLLPEGSFAAKTKKWLESKESRKRALLFIVLLGTCMMIGDGILTPAISVLSATGGIKVISPKMSSDVVVLVSIIILIVLFSMQHYGTDKVGWLFAPIVFIWFLFIGATGMYNICKHDTSVLKAFSPTYIYLYFKKRGLDGWISLGGILLSITGTEALYADIAYFPLLAIQLAFTFFVFPCLLLTYCGQAAYLVNNKDHYKDAFYASMPDSVYWPMFVVATGAAIVGSQATISGTYSIIKQAVSHGCFPRVKIVHTSKKFLGQIYCPEINWILMVGCIAVTASFKNQSQIGNAYGTAVVLVMLATTLLMILIMLLVWRCHWILVLTFAVLTLVPELSYFSAVIWKINQGGWVPLIIAAISLLVMSVWHYATVKKYEFEVHSKVSMSWILGLGPSLGLVRVPGIGLVYTELASGVPHIFSHFITNLPAIHSVVVFVCVKYLPVYTVPEEERFLVKRIGPQTFRMFRCIARYGYKDLHRKDDDFENKLLNNLFSFIRIETMMEPGSNSSTYSSAYSLNHTQESRDELIHNNNHHHNSNNNNIDEFSSMVDYTVSTLDTIVPADNRMSFSQNNTVEDEEDELQYLKTCKESGIVHIMGNTVVKARNGSWLPKKIAIDYVYAFLAKICRENSVILHVPHETLLNVGQVFYV; this is encoded by the exons ATGGCAGAGAGGGTAGAAGGATCTGTAGCAGAAGGAGAAAACACGATCGAAGAAAGACACGTAGGAGCTATGTGGGAGCTAGAGCAGAAACTTGATCAGCCCATGGATGAAGAAGCTAACAAGCTCAAGAACATGTACAGAGAAAAG GGTTTGTCGATGTTGATGCTACTAAGACTATCATTTCAAAGCTTAGGGATAGTGTACGGAGATTTAGGGACTTCTCCGTTGTATGTGTTCTACAATACATTCCCTGATGGAATCAGTGATAGTGAAGATGTAATTGGAGCTCTTTCTTTGATCATTTACTCTCTCTTACTTATACCTCTCATCAAGTACGTCATCATCGTTTGCAAAGCTAATGACAACGGCCAAG GTGGGACTTTAGCTATATACTCGTTGCTTTGTAGACATGCTAAAGTGAAGCTAATACCGAATCAGCAACGCAGCGATGAGGATCTCACAACTTATAGTCGAACGTTGCTCCCTGAAGGGTCTTTTGCTGCTAAAACAAAGAAGTGGTTAGAGAGtaaagaatcaagaaagagagcTCTTCTGTTCATTGTTCTTCTTGGAACTTGTATGATGATTGGTGACGGTATCTTAACCCCAGCTATCTCAG TTCTTTCAGCTACTGGTGGGATCAAAGTCATCAGTCCAAAGATGAGCAGCG ATGTTGTTGTGCTTGTTTCTATCATCATCTTAATAGTACTGTTCAGTATGCAACATTATGGCACAGACAAAGTGGGATGGCTCTTTGCTCCCATAGTCTTTATCTGGTTCCTCTTCATTGGAGCCACTGGAATGTACAACATCTGCAAACACGACACAAGCGTTTTGAAAGCGTTTTCGCCTACATATATCTACTTATACTTTAAAAAACGAGGACTAGACGGTTGGATCTCGCTAGGTGGCATTCTTCTCAGCATAACAGGCACTGAAGCACTATACGCAGACATTGCTTACTTCCCCTTACTAGCGATTCAGCTCGCGTTTACGTTCTTTGTCTTCCCTTGTCTTCTTCTTACGTACTGTGGACAAGCTGCTTATCTTGTGAACAACAAAGATCATTACAAAGACGCCTTCTATGCATCTATGCCTG ATAGTGTGTACTGGCCTATGTTTGTAGTCGCCACAGGAGCTGCCATCGTTGGGAGCCAAGCTACAATCTCAGGGACTTATTCAATAATCAAGCAGGCAGTGTCTCATGGATGTTTTCCACGTGTTAAGATTGTTCATACTTCCAAGAAGTTCCTTGGTCAGATCTATTGTCCTGAAATTAACTGGATACTTATGGTCGGATGCATCGCCGTCACTGCTAGTTTCAAGAACCAGAGCCAAATAGGAAATGCATACG GAACTGCTGTTGTGCTCGTGATGCTTGCTACCACGTTACTAATGATCCTGATCATGCTCCTCGTGTGGAGGTGTCATTGGATCCTTGTCCTAACATTCGCTGTCCTCACACTAGTGCCAGAGTTGTCTTACTTCTCGGCTGTGATATGGAAAATAAATCAAGGAGGATGGGTTCCACTCATCATAGCAGCCATCTCTCTTCTTGTTATGTCGGTTTGGCATTACGCAACAGTCAAGAAGTATGAGTTtgaagtgcacagtaaagtctCCATGAGTTGGATACTTGGTCTTGGTCCTAGTCTTGGTCTTGTTCGTGTCCCTGGGATCGGGCTGGTCTACACGGAGTTAGCTAGTGGTGTCCCTCACATCTTCTCTCATTTCATCACTAACTTGCCTGCGATTCACtcagttgttgtctttgtttgCGTCAAGTACCTTCCGGTTTACACTGTCCCTGAAGAAGAGAGGTTTCTTGTCAAGAGGATAGGACCACAGACATTCAGAATGTTCCGTTGTATAGCCAG GTATGGTTACAAAGATCTACATAGGAAAGATGATGATTTTGAAAACAAGCTGTTGAACAACCTCTTCTCATTCATCCGAATCGAAACTATGATGGAGCCAGGTTCAAACTCAAGCACATACAGCAGTGCGTATTCACTCAACCATACACAAGAGTCTAGAGATGAATTGATCCATAACAACAACCACCACcacaacagcaacaacaacaacattgaTGAGTTCTCATCTATGGTGGACTACACGGTATCTACATTAGATACGATAGTTCCTGCTGATAATAGGATGAGTTTCAGTCAGAACAACACGGTGGAAGATGAGGAGGATGAGTTGCAGTATCTAAAGACTTGTAAAGAGTCAGGGATTGTTCACATCATGGGAAACACTGTGGTAAAAGCAAGAAATGGATCATGGCTTCCGAAAAAAATAGCGATTGATTATGTTTATGCGTTTCTTGCAAAGATTTGTAGGGAGAATAGTGTTATCTTGCATGTTCCTCATGAAACCCTTTTGAACGTTGGTCAAGTCTTCTATGTTTAG